In Serratia liquefaciens ATCC 27592, the genomic stretch CGGTCTGATTTTCTATTTCATGATCCTGCGCCCACAGCAGAAACGCGCTAAAGAGCACAAGAAGCTGATGGACTCGATCGGCAAGGGTGATGAAGTGCTGACCACCGGTGGCCTGATTGGCCGCGTGACCAAAGTGGCTGACACCGGCATTATCGCCATTGCGCTGAACGACACCACGGAAGTGATGATCAAGCGTGACTTCGTGGCGGCCGTTCTGCCGAAAGGTACCATGAAGGCCCTGTAATTTTGTTTTCCCGAAGGGAATTGCCGTGCTAAACCGTTATCCTTTGTGGAAGTATCTGATGCTGATCGTGGTGATCTTCATCGGTCTGCTTTACGCGCTTCCCAACATCTATGGTGAGGATCCGGCTGTACAAATCACTGGCGCGCGCGGTGTCGCCGCCAGTGAAACTACACTGGACCAAGTCCGTACCGTATTAGAAAAAGACAAGATTACGAGC encodes the following:
- the yajC gene encoding preprotein translocase subunit YajC, with protein sequence MSFFISDAVASAGAPAQGSPYSLIIMLVVFGLIFYFMILRPQQKRAKEHKKLMDSIGKGDEVLTTGGLIGRVTKVADTGIIAIALNDTTEVMIKRDFVAAVLPKGTMKAL